Part of the Quercus robur chromosome 5, dhQueRobu3.1, whole genome shotgun sequence genome, tatagggaggccaaatgcgagattgaaacactgaatggtgagctgtccgaagcttacactaaagtaagatttcttgagaatgaggttgtgcaaacaaatgcaaaaatagagagggtcaccaccaagaagctagatgatgttatatcttctcaaaagagcttttcagacaaatccggactgggatataccggaggaagtagttcatctggaaatgtcactaaagaagtgaagtttgtaaaggccaaagatccagttgtagctgaccctactggtgtgaagctcgaggtggaggagaagaagaatgtggtggaccaacggatgctgaatcatcgtaatcagtctgtgggcaggtctgaatctcgtgccaagtcacgtccacgaccacaacgaggtcctagaggaacgtatgtgtgccattattgcggacttcaagggcacactcgaccaaattgccaaaagctgagagcaaagaacagtgcaactcctcaaaggtcaggaggacccagaattgataggagaacttgggcaggtgatcaatctagagagcaaaatggagatcccggaatgatgaacgtgatgaagatgattggtgcattcaccaactgcttggaaagcttctcacgaaggtttgaaagtcctaactcccgtacccaatcctttaaggaaatcaccccaaacgcaagttacgtgtgggtgaaaaggggtactcatgcataagcattacaacatgtccatgcattaatacttcctatactttgtgactatgtttgtttggtatgcttgttgtttttgattttggttgtttgcttgtcttcttgtgaatatttcttaattttgttttatcaatctttttgtttcatgtgtcaaaaatccaaaaatcacataaaaaaattagaaaatcaaaaagcttgattgactttgttgagttttgtctcaaaacttgttttgccttgtacctttgtgctaatggctttgtgcattttcgagcattgcttgttttcatgcacctatatctctgtgggaaaaatcttgaaatctatgtgattgttgtaaatagatcttcaaacttgtcatgaatgattagtgaatggttatgttgatcttgagacatgcatagacttgtgtctatatatcttcccactttttatttttgtttttgctaaaaagagctcaccaaatgtaaatctccaaatgaaaagagatattgagctgcaaaagcctgtcgcacattctagtatttgactaggaaaaagggtaagcgaccttatattaaaagtgatatttcattcaaaaaggccaaaggcctgttcttcaaagagaaatgttatatatccctctcacaatgagagatgattgcctcaaaagatcaaaaagatcaaatgttatgattgttagtggagtcaaatgaaaagttccaagttatgttatcaagttgtgtgggaggtcatatatacatatttctataattgagattggtcacatgatctagtgctaattgtgtatgccttggttgaattgatcattgaagcttcacattagacaaaggactatctcattgttgatatccacacacaacacacaagtttatgttctataaatgccatattcatttgtgtgattgtacttgataaaatgtgttttcacatgctcaatctttgttaattcaagcacaaaaagatttttgagtgttttaggtgtttttggaaagtattttgttggaaaaatctgaaaatttcaaaaatatagttttgccctgttttggcggctcagtcgcgggtatgtcaagtcgcgagcctcagtcgcatcttcgctagtcagttttggcgacttgttcgcgagtggaaggtccagtcgcgagattcactcagagattttcgcggctcagctcgcgactcactcgcgggtagaccttccagtcgcgaaaaacacttttcaaaatttttcaaaattttgttcttgagtgctttggcggcttgagctggcgactatgtggtgacttaatccagtcgcgaaaatcgcgtgttttgcagaaacaggagcagtttttaaacctctttcagtttttccctcgaacttttgtaactgttcatcttctctttaaaattttttttctccttccaaacacttcgtgaatccatttgtcaaacccttttggtgcttcgtttcttatccaaatcatcaagaaaaggtatgggttttgtcttctcaatctcattttctttttcctgcatatttctgttactgtttggactggtattgtattcgttatacttatctctatgtgtaatgggtatggagtgtcttgtttgatattgtcctcacctgttttcatgctgagcagtcacaatgtgtatttcattgttctgttttttgcctattattgaatctgagaatcttttctgaaatgggtttgctgtctatttgacttactcattacatttgcctgaatattgatgttggtgtttggttttggttactgagttgatatgataacataatgtatgtttctcaaccacgtgctccagtgtggatgtttggtttcttcatgattgaaattttttccccatgttcatgtctctgatggagtgatttatgttatctgctctaaatgttcatatgctgtatcttattgcatatcatggtcatgttaacctgtctagatgacagttttgtcagttgtaatgtctatctttgtcttggtgcactttcaccaagtttggtgcacgtattagtttgtgcttctgtgtattgttggaagttttggttgggtctgcactatcttcagtctgggtttatatattgaaatattgtttacactgaatcttgttgacaatctttttgtggggtattgttgcttggttcttttctgttggcctgttctcttgcagatgtctcgtcgatcttccaggggtaaagacattgttgctgacgaaccagcaacaccagttgctaaaaggactcgtctatcatctcaagatcccaatgaggatagattcagagttccccttaactcacacgcctactcaaatgtgtttgacaagtcaacaactatagtggaacgggtagtagagttcaacaccttagggactactttcatccctcgaatctttgaaaaacgagactgggcaaacttgttcggaaactttgatgatccaatggatgagctggtcaaagaatgcttctccaatgcaactgatcttggacctatcctcattttctgggtcagaggaacagagtttagtgttaccccagactccatcgcagatcttctcggcatcaccagacctcagaatgtgaatttaactccctatgatgaacgaaatccagaggttggagaaattttacaaatcctaggacacgatcatgaggtatccagtgcaggaacttccatcagcaccgcaaagtttgcacctgagctgaccacactgaagttgatcatgttcaccaatctctacccactgtccaacactacattcatcaatcttgggagagctatatttctgtgtgatctcattaccggagcccccattgatatatgtgctcacatctactacaacttgaggaagaccgcgtgtcgatctacagatcgaggaatcattccgttttgcagtctcgtcatgaaactcattcttagtgccggcattactcctcctgcagatggtaaaatgttgactcgtcaatgTCCCATTTCCTtattcactcttcaagcgagcagaagtcactcctctaaatcaccaagaagtgctcacatctctccggttacttcatctgcccctgactcagagacacctgcacatactaCATCtgcatcacgtgctgttcctgaagcttcaccggctggtattccgcaagcacaaactacttctcatactgacagagttggcagtgtacttgagcatattcagaaacgcgttgatgagcttgtggcacttctctactccacaaacaaccatgtccaaatgcgcctcgagactatggagaatcagctagatgagattcaacgaaagttggacgagagtctttagctattcctgacaaaaagggggagagcattcagtaagggagagaaaagttcaaagggaagtgtgcatagtgatagggggagtacacacatacttttgtcatatttttttttagtcttatcttctaaacttatggtttttatggttttgatacactgtgttttggtgtatagatgTTTCTAACTCtaaacttatactcttggtttaaactttaatatatgttgatgatgttattcaggtatttgtaggtttgtacccatgtgcttttgtaagcttttagggttaatgttttatgcatagtttgtaggctttatggtatgtaccttgcttaagtgcagcctttatgctatgttgaaatcagtactttaatctaaatgttatgcattttggtttatgtactatcactcttgtgcccttgtaggattgttcctagatgcatatgccttgtgtgctatgcattggttgagtgttgagcatacaagtgtcttgccttgtgcttgttaacttgtatgtccttgtgttcattccaagtgtgaatgagcactgtgatcactaccttgtggtgttcacttggttgatcaagccatggtttgtttattaactccatctttgcttgatctcatattgcctgtttcatatgcatttataattttctgcttacaatgatcatggtgtattgttgtgtttcaggagtttatgttcatatgattcaagtgcttcacagcttctagagttaggtgtgagtgagttttgttcaactgttcccaactcacatgttaagtctagagtctgttttagggttttgtcacggaatagccaaagggggagattgtaaggttgaatttattcaaccatctaattggctttattccgtgccaaatttgtttgtaattcagcatttagtaaccctgtatttaggtgggtttgttgtaagggtagtgagtgagatagagtgaagattgctcaagagtgtgcaagaaaacagagtgtcgcggctgggactcgcgggtggactcgcggctgcaagccgccagaagctgcacacgtgccaagcatgctggaagatgaacagtcatgctagctggagcactacaggacaaaacaggacaactggccatacagttaactcgcgactggatctcgcgacttggtcaagccgcgaggtcaagccgcgagccacccctgttttggaaaaacctgacgtttcacattcctcttcactccagtataaatacccctttaacccacgattgaaagagagcttccagagagaattttgagagagaaaccctaaagaaaaacaagattgtttcacccacaatctataccttagagtctcatcaaattccctcactctcttcctctccattgtcaaatccttgagaggcattataccaaacctggttctcaccattatcatctctgtgagacagtcgtttggagttctgggaagcagttaggaaggagccaatcttcattggttgatgctacggtgtagtagcggaatccggaaagctagaaaagaaaaaggttcggcgcaacctcgttggagcaagaagcttggagggcttaagtgcactgggtagattaggcttggagggtctattgctgtccttgtatcccaattgtattttctagtggattgattaccgcttggagggcggcggagaggtttttcgccgaggtcttcggtttcctcttcgataacacatcgggtgttatctttgtgtttgcatcttccttcctctctatctctgcctttacattatctgctgtggtttattttgttatggcttagatagttgtttaaccaatttcatattatagcatatgttaagtttccgcacacttgttgtttgacatattgcttgtgttggttaagttggtttttgggggtctaaacgttcaaaagtgtttttgtacacgtttttgaactttcacatttattttctattttccttagtTCCCCCTTCTAGTAAAACAAAcgtttcatttatattttttttgtaatctttAACTAGGTATTACTCCATTGAATGGCTTTCGGAGAATCCAAAACACATCTCTCCACGTCGGGATCATGAAATTTCTATGGAAATGAGCAAGTGTTTGGATCGATACTTTGAATATGAGAATGAATTAAAGGTGGTGAAGTTTGAGTTTGCTGCATTTTCAGGAGGGAGGTTTCCTTCACCAGATGCCTTGACAAATAGGTGGGCCTTACTCCCTTTGGTTTGGTGGCAATATCATGGCTCCGCATTTCCAACTCTTCAATCCCTTGCCTTTAAACTTCTTGGATAACCTTGTTCATCCTCATGTGCTGAGAGGAATTGGAGCACatacaaattcattcattccttaaaaagaaacaaaatggctcCTGCACGCGCTGAAAATTTGGTATATGTGCATTCTAATCTTCGACTCTTGTCGAGGTGCAATAAGGAGTACATAAATACAACAACAAAGATGTGGGATATTGTAGGAGACTCTTGAAATGGGAGCGGAATTCTTGAGAATGTAGCCCTTACACTTGATGAGCTAGAGTTGGAGGCCATGGTTATTAGGAATGCTAGCACTAGTGTTACTACTAGTGAAAGTGAAGTTTGAAGTGAAGctattgattttgatgatgatgatgatggtgtttgattgtcttgttgattatcttttattttgttttagtttcaaacttgtgagttgtattctaatttccaaacatcatggaatgttttagtttcaatcttgtgAGTTGTATTTAATTcatgaacatcatgttttagttattatctactattgctcttaaatttggtatatgtttgtataatgtgaaaaagtatgcttagaaatatattaaaaatataaataaaaatatttttaataattttttaattgtcgAGTCCCGCCGCACCAGCACccacttttttcaaaaattgctgagtcccgcacccgcacctaAGTCTTGAAAAAAACCCTTGCTTCATAGCATTTAATCAATGTCCAATAGTTTGGTAGGTGAACTGGAagtcattcattttttaatgtattaaacTTTTGGGAAAGAGTCATCAATGATTTGAAGGGTCACATATACTGTGTTGAGTGTCGAGTGTTTATGTATGCgacaaaaattgtataatttctTGACGTTATGCCTTATATTCTCTcttaaaaatgcaaatttttattaaaataattaaaaataaatacaataatttGCTGCTAACTCCAATCTTGAACTTCCTCCTAAACTTAAAAAGTACATTGACCAATAATTTAATAAGTTAAGGAGAGGTTTctatataaacttattaaatTATCAGTCTCTGTCCTTTTTCGTGCATAATTTCAACTTCGGACCAACAATATTGTAGTAcaattatttagtttattggctaataatttttttttttttttttttttttacttttatatataactaTAATTTCTAAGGCTACATGGTTAAATATAAATTGTAGTTAAAGGCATTGTTTTTGCCTTAGAATTTGCCGTTTACAGACTATAGTTCATCTttaagccttttttttagagggattttttttattctttttattaataataaaaatgatattaaaccCTACAAATCCTTAAAGACCTTTAAATTACAGTATTGAATAGTTCTTTAGTAATGAAATTGCTTAAGGTTACTCAAGGATAAaatctttgcatgatttgatgaATGAATTTAGAAGAGCctggaattttttatttccttataaTTTTCTTAGCAATTATGTGTTTATAAAGTCAATATAAAGCTACTAATTACTTTCACTCTTCAAAAGTCAAAATGATCTGTAGTTCGGCCGAGAGCAATGACATTTCCAAGGAAGAGTTAAGCCATGAATCAGCGTTAGAGCTTGCCAAATTGTTAGTAAAAGAAGATACCTCATGGGAGATCACTAGTTCTGGAATTGATACGAGTAAACCAAGACTGCACAAATATGGAAGCACTGATGTTTCAACTACAAATGAGAATGTGGATAACCTAGATCAGCTGCCCTCTTCTATTTCTTTGCAACAAGTACTGGAACTTGGAGGAATTACGCCATTGTTTCTAGCAACTAAGTCTGGGTGCATAGAGATCGTTAGAGAAATACTTGAAATATACCCTCAGGCAGTTGAGCACATTGATAATGAAGGGCGGACCATATTGCATGTAGCTATCAAGTACCGCCAGTTGGAGGTTTTCAAGCTTGTGTTGACAATGGAAGTAGCAATGAGGTGGCTGGTTCGAAGGCCTGACAATGATGGGAACTCCATTCTGCATATGGTTGGAACAAAAAGAGATGATTATGTTCCTGAAAAATTAAGAGGCCCTGCACTCGAATTGCAGGAGGAGCTGCTCTGGTTTGAGGTGCTATTTTTAATAACACCACTCTCATTTATTACTAAAACATTATCAGTCTACTTCTGTGTGTGTGGTTTCAATTGAAATCGATGGATGCCTGTTTCTTATATTTAATTGTGTACATACTGTAATCTCGTTTAAAATTTTAGCTGATATGATATTGGGTACATATTTCTATTATCTGAACCATACAATAGATCAATTTAAAATGTAGAAGATCCTAGTCAACATATAAAAGTAGTTGCAACTAGCAATGGCTTTTAGGCtaactgcatttttttttctcagtttCTCAAATATCCCCTCAGTAGCcttatttagttaaaaatagtaaaatttaggTATAATTCCTTAGGTGCTGTACCCTAAACTTTTCAATTGAAATTGTACTCAGTTTTGGGGAACTTACAATCTCTTAATCCAGTAGAGGGATTTAATTGATTTAGCCTCTGATGTATATATAATCAAGATGGCCTCTTCAAAGGATGTATTTTTGGCAGGTCATCAATGTGGTTCTCATGTATATGTTTATGTGTGCAGCGAGTAAAGTCTGTCACAAAAGCCCACTTCATTGATCATCGGAACAAGAAGAAGCTTACTGCTGAAGGCTTATTTGCTAAAAACAACACAGAGCTCCGGAATGCTGCCACAGATTGGCTAAAGCACACTGCAGAACGATGCTCTATTGTGGCAGTTCTCATCGCGACAGTTGCCTTTGCCGCAGCCTACACAATACCAGGAGGTCCTAATCAGAATACTGGTGTTCCAGTCCTTCTCAATCATTCTTTCTTTGTGGTTTTCACAGCAACTGATGTACTCTCACTTACCTGTGCTTTGACCTCAGTAGTTATATTTCTTTCAATCCTCACAGCACCATTTCGATTAGAAGACTTCAAGCATTCACTTCTCAACAAGCTCATGCTAGGCTTCACATGTCTTTTTCTCCTAATGACATCATTTTCTGCAACGATCATCCTAATGATACGTAGTAAAGAAAGGTGGACAAAAATTCTCCTCTATTCCCTTTCTTTCCTTCCAGTTGGCATGTTTGCACTAGCATATTTCCCTCTTTATCTTTCTCTGTCAAAAACTTACAAGTACTCGCTCAAGAAAATAATGGAGGCATTTCCTTGCCGTACTATGTCTACGGACACCTATTTCTTCTACAGCAGTCCCTCCTTTCGCCGTCAAGGTGGGAGCCATAATAATTCCTGTCGAGACAACTCAGTGGGAGAACACTGTGGTTGCCATGATACATCACAGATCATGCAATTCCCTTAAGAAAGCCAAATTGTTGAACTTATGAAAAACAGTCTTCTGTCTTGATATGTGCAGAGTAGCCATAGACATTTTGGAGTCAAAGATGAGAACTAagataaaggtttttttttttaatttatgttctaaatttttttgaagttcattatcaagatttgttgtattgcaaaattgaacatcattgttattttgcaattatatcgtttcattatcttctaactctttttgGTAAATTTCTTGCTTAGTTGTgacattttcatataaattttgtgttgtatttttttattattattaataacaaatttatctatTAATCCTTTTTTAgactcaaatattttttatttttttatttttttatttttttttaagtttttcatatccagatACATATTTATAGTAaacatttctaatcaaacaatatatttataaagattagaataaaaaataactttcaaatgTAGAGTAATAGAACCTAATTAAAAagcattattttaatttgaccAAACAATAACACCTGCATAAAATAAAGACTTACTCTTTATATTACCtataactaaaatataaaaatataaacacgcaagatttaaagaaaagaaaaaaccaagcCCAACCAAAATAGAATTTCAAGTGTTCAAGCCCAGCCAGACAAGAAAAAACCAGGCCCAGCTGAAACAGACCCTATTATGGAAGTTACCAcctataacaaaaaaataataataataataaaaataaataaataaataaaaacaaacgaaagcttttaaaataaataaataaataagaaaataaaaaactacttcaagtcttcaaggCCCAACGGCCGGCCAGAATAAAATGTAGAAGTAGGCCTAGCGGCCCCCAGCCAGCAATAGATAAGAAACAGAACAAAAGGAAAGagaacaaaaagtcaaaaacgcATCTGCAtaatcaaaagaaagagaacaaaacTATACCTCAGTTGGTCAGTCCACAGTTCAGATTAGAGTCTTCAGATGTGATCGGATGATTATTGATTCAGATTGGAGGAAGCCAgtagagagaaagaatgagagagacagagagcaAGAGCTGAGACTTAAGAGAAAGAGGCAGAGAGCAAGAATGAGAAATAGAAACGGTAATAATTTTAGggattgtatattttttatttgttgtggtttgtgattgttttgttgCTAATTTCTTTGACCGGATTTTGTAGTTtatcttgttgaattttggtttatcTAGAGGGTAATGATGttatttttgggataattaattttgtttaaaacaaagaattttttGTGGTACCAATGTTTAACAAGATAtactagaatttttttcctttagttACAAGGATGtgccaaaattttattttattcttcttaaactatttttttttcctacctatccctcctttttcaaaattttggggcctCCTTTCCACTTAGGAGCCCTAGGCAATGGTCTATTTGACCTAATGAAAGGGCCGGCCACTAGAGAGACAGACAGTGTTGATATGTATATAACTCTTGAATTTATGGTTTCTATAATATTGTTTGGTCTGATATATAGTATTTAATCAACTCTTGAATTTTTGGTTACTATGGAATTGttctagccaaaaaaaaaaaaaaaaactatataaacaCTTCGATTTAAATACTATCTGGACTTGCTCTTGGGTCTTAACTGTCCAAAGCTTCCTAAGTTTGCTAAAGAGAATATAGAGGCAGTCAACTGATTAGAGGAATgcctatttttttctttctcattataTAGAGTAACATTCTgtgaaataaatttatatagtttcctgaaaaaaaaaaaaaaaaaaaaaaaaaaaaaaaaaccttagctTGTAAAAAGAATGTTTGAGGTTGTGATGAGTTCCACCTGGTATGAGTTCAAAATAATACTGTATCTTTTAGTGCTCTTGaaagaattttgattttacaaaaaaaaaaaaattgtaaaatcacTTTCACACATGATAATCCTTGAACATAACAGTTGTTACACTTTATGAGAAATAGGAGTGTTTGACAAACTCAAGATCGTAGGCTAGAGACCTCTAGTATGGTAATAAGATATTAGAATTATgtaattaaatgattaaatttatcattttttaatagtttaaatttttgagacaattaataatttaatatgatATCAGAGTAGGAGGTTTTGAGTTTGATCATGTCTCCTTTACTCAACCTCCTATTTAAAGTCGGGAGTGTTAGAATcatgttaaattattaaattcacaattttttaatagtttaagtttttaggaaaatcaataatttaataaaaatagaaaaaataataggaCAAAAAAGGAGTGTGATATATTGCAACTTTGCAAGTGAAAAATTGGTCGGAATTTCACGATATCTTTATTGTACATGTTAAAAtaaagagagataaaagagaaaaaaaaaaacataagatttttatttttaatgtataaaactataaaatgtGAAGCTTATTATAAGCACACTTTATGGATCCTTTACAAAAAAATGGTAGCAGTCTATATGAAAGTAGTATGAGTGTTGTGCATGATGACAATGGGCCTGAAACTTTGTGACAATGGTCctaaaattaaactaaattaatattcaaacattttcctTCAAACACGAGATGGTAGTTtggtaataaaaataaaaataaaacttggagGGTGAGGCTTGGTAGATAAATTGGCAACGAATTAGCATGAGTTATCGGAAAAAATAGAGCGTGCACTATTGCCAGTGACGACGCACAAAATAGTAATTGATATCGACATATTTGGTGTGCTTGTCAAATACATCATTGTAGAAATTTGAATTACACTATTGCGGTCACAATAAGCAGGATAGGCATGCTGAGGTATACCAACGTGTAACAGAGCATCTCGAAGGAGGTGTTAGCAGGCTGCGAGAGAAT contains:
- the LOC126728681 gene encoding ankyrin repeat-containing protein ITN1-like; translated protein: MICSSAESNDISKEELSHESALELAKLLVKEDTSWEITSSGIDTSKPRLHKYGSTDVSTTNENVDNLDQLPSSISLQQVLELGGITPLFLATKSGCIEIVREILEIYPQAVEHIDNEGRTILHVAIKYRQLEVFKLVLTMEVAMRWLVRRPDNDGNSILHMVGTKRDDYVPEKLRGPALELQEELLWFERVKSVTKAHFIDHRNKKKLTAEGLFAKNNTELRNAATDWLKHTAERCSIVAVLIATVAFAAAYTIPGGPNQNTGVPVLLNHSFFVVFTATDHHFD